In Candidatus Chlorohelix allophototropha, one DNA window encodes the following:
- a CDS encoding acyltransferase family protein, which translates to MLEVQRPLITTKISTFTFVEKLTHEARLPYLPGLEGLRAIAVIAVILYHADLLFIPGGFLGVEIFFVISGYLITSLLLEEVRRTGSANLQMFWFRRARRLLPAVFLLLIATLAFSLIFLPDEVGGIRGDALAATSYITNWYLIFENKSYFELIARPSLLKHLWSLAVEEQFYILFPLLLSFVLIKVRKVLALLILGIGIIGSTLLMAALYIPNIDPSRIYYGTDTRATGLLIGAALAYFWTPWRMQSREDRIPPILLDITGFAAFGGLVFILIWLDESNPFLYQGGFLVTGLLTAILIAVVVHPYNRLATRLLGLSVMRWIGSRSYGIYLWHWPIYMVTRSNLDVSLNGLPLLVVRLVLTCLFAELSYTVVETPIRKGALGNAWKSWREANGIKRRILGWRWKMSLTTFIVFSLALVGAVSAAHPVQTPAYLAETSLKITYPNIINITLPAFTATPLSNYALLPSSTPEAIATFEATQPPQPTHTPLPTATPPATATPEPTPTPEVPLRVTAIGDSVMLGAAKDLGNFIPGLTIDAEVSRQFMRATDILKAYRKEGVLGNLVIIHLGNNGGISDQQFDELMQTLGDIKRVIFVNDKVPRRWEEANNDIIARGVKRYPNTQLVDWFAASNNHPELFWDDGLHLRPEGAKFYAELVISVLRS; encoded by the coding sequence ATGCTTGAGGTTCAGAGACCGCTAATAACTACTAAAATAAGCACGTTTACCTTTGTTGAGAAACTCACTCACGAAGCACGATTACCATACCTGCCGGGTCTGGAAGGTTTACGGGCTATTGCTGTAATTGCAGTAATACTTTATCACGCCGATTTACTATTTATACCGGGCGGTTTTTTAGGCGTTGAAATATTTTTCGTAATTAGTGGCTATCTAATCACCTCGCTATTACTGGAAGAAGTACGTCGCACAGGTAGTGCCAACCTCCAAATGTTCTGGTTCAGGCGCGCTCGTCGTTTGCTTCCCGCCGTTTTCCTTTTGCTCATCGCAACCTTGGCTTTTTCATTAATTTTCCTGCCCGACGAGGTAGGCGGTATTCGAGGCGATGCCCTCGCTGCAACTAGCTACATTACAAATTGGTATCTTATTTTTGAGAATAAATCATATTTTGAGCTTATCGCCAGACCATCGCTTTTAAAGCACTTATGGTCACTGGCAGTAGAAGAGCAATTTTATATCCTCTTTCCGTTGCTCCTAAGTTTTGTTCTCATAAAAGTACGCAAAGTATTAGCTTTGCTTATTCTGGGTATAGGAATTATTGGCTCAACTCTGTTGATGGCTGCGCTCTATATACCGAATATAGACCCCTCGCGAATATACTATGGAACTGATACCCGTGCTACCGGTTTGCTGATTGGGGCGGCGCTGGCATATTTCTGGACACCATGGCGTATGCAATCACGGGAAGATAGGATTCCCCCCATACTTCTGGACATTACAGGTTTTGCGGCATTTGGCGGCTTAGTCTTTATCTTAATTTGGCTGGATGAATCGAACCCTTTCTTGTATCAAGGCGGGTTTCTGGTAACCGGACTTCTTACCGCAATCTTAATAGCGGTAGTAGTACATCCCTATAACAGATTAGCTACACGCTTACTAGGCTTAAGCGTTATGCGTTGGATTGGCTCGCGCTCATATGGAATTTACCTTTGGCACTGGCCAATTTATATGGTTACGCGCTCGAATCTGGATGTATCCTTAAACGGATTGCCCTTGTTAGTGGTACGTCTTGTATTAACCTGTTTGTTTGCCGAACTTTCTTACACCGTTGTAGAAACACCTATACGTAAAGGCGCTTTGGGTAATGCTTGGAAATCTTGGCGCGAGGCTAACGGTATTAAGCGCAGAATACTCGGTTGGCGCTGGAAGATGTCTCTAACTACATTCATAGTATTTTCACTGGCGTTAGTTGGGGCTGTTTCTGCAGCGCATCCTGTTCAAACTCCTGCTTATCTGGCAGAAACTTCTCTTAAAATCACTTACCCCAACATAATAAATATTACTCTGCCAGCTTTTACGGCAACTCCACTTTCAAATTATGCTCTGTTGCCATCTTCTACTCCTGAAGCTATTGCTACCTTTGAGGCAACCCAACCGCCCCAACCTACCCATACACCCTTGCCTACTGCCACACCACCGGCAACCGCAACACCTGAACCAACTCCAACTCCTGAAGTACCTTTGCGGGTTACTGCTATTGGGGACTCGGTAATGCTGGGTGCAGCAAAAGACTTGGGCAATTTTATTCCCGGCTTAACTATCGATGCAGAGGTTAGTCGCCAATTTATGCGAGCGACCGATATTCTGAAGGCATATAGGAAAGAAGGCGTTCTGGGAAATTTGGTAATAATACATTTGGGCAATAACGGTGGTATTAGCGATCAGCAATTTGACGAACTTATGCAAACTTTAGGAGATATTAAGCGGGTTATATTTGTAAATGATAAAGTTCCGCGTCGTTGGGAAGAGGCAAATAATGATATTATTGCTAGGGGCGTGAAACGCTACCCCAATACCCAACTGGTCGATTGGTTTGCTGCTTCTAATAATCATCCTGAATTATTTTGGGACGACGGGCTTCACCTACGCCCTGAAGGTGCGAAATTTTACGCTGAACTGGTTATTTCCGTGCTACGCTCCTGA
- a CDS encoding sensor domain-containing diguanylate cyclase: MFGKEEFYRIILDNLFDGVYLVGKDKRITYWNKGATRITGYDSETVIGRKCSENLLMHVSESGTLLCITGCPISETITDGAVREAEVFLHHSDGHRVPVLVRVAPLVDEEGNIIGAVESFSDNSITIQERKRANNFQKEAMEDALTGIGNRRFIEHKFRFSLGEAQQLGDQIGVLLIDIDYFKKVNDNYGHDIGDQVLKMVAKTIANNVRVTDFVGRWGGEEFVVVLHNMDQERLIAISEKIRALVGKAQLHTLHGEIKVTISIGAALNSTNDTPDSLFERIDKLLYQSKSEGRNRVSYS, from the coding sequence GTGTTTGGAAAAGAAGAATTTTACCGGATAATCCTAGATAATCTGTTTGATGGTGTTTATCTGGTTGGAAAAGATAAAAGGATTACCTACTGGAATAAGGGGGCAACACGTATTACGGGTTACGATAGTGAAACCGTAATAGGTCGTAAATGTTCTGAGAACCTACTAATGCATGTAAGCGAGTCTGGGACTCTCCTTTGTATTACTGGATGTCCAATTTCTGAAACAATTACCGACGGTGCGGTTCGTGAAGCGGAAGTGTTTCTGCATCATAGTGATGGGCATCGTGTCCCTGTATTGGTTCGGGTAGCTCCATTAGTGGATGAGGAAGGTAATATTATTGGCGCGGTGGAAAGTTTCAGCGATAACTCTATCACCATACAAGAACGCAAACGAGCCAATAATTTTCAAAAAGAGGCAATGGAAGATGCCCTCACCGGTATTGGCAATCGCCGTTTTATCGAGCATAAATTTCGCTTTTCTCTAGGCGAAGCCCAACAACTGGGTGATCAAATTGGTGTATTATTAATTGATATAGACTACTTTAAAAAGGTAAATGATAATTACGGGCATGATATTGGCGATCAAGTTTTAAAAATGGTTGCTAAAACAATTGCTAATAATGTTCGCGTAACAGACTTTGTTGGTCGTTGGGGCGGAGAAGAATTTGTTGTGGTATTACACAATATGGATCAAGAGCGACTAATAGCAATTAGCGAGAAAATCAGAGCGTTGGTGGGGAAAGCTCAATTGCATACTCTACACGGCGAGATTAAAGTTACTATTTCTATCGGCGCTGCTCTCAATAGCACCAATGATACGCCCGATAGTTTATTTGAGCGTATTGACAAATTGCTCTACCAGAGTAAGAGTGAGGGACGCAACCGGGTAAGTTACTCCTAG
- a CDS encoding response regulator transcription factor, protein MKSPKILIVDDEQNILRYLSDALDDEGYEISTKASGTEAVSSLEDAVYDLVLVDLKLRDIDGLEVMREVKKRSPDTVVIMLTGHGSLDSAMEAIRTGASDYLLKPIKIQALKDSLKEGLKKREETLNQKRLAEQARQFARSVIEGGEIQSAAIAEVKSAKIEDEEIIKVSDVVVDIRKHEVRRDDEMLSLTPTEFNLLVTLMNNAGRVLSCKYLVKQVHNYDLSEFDSRSMIRVHIKHLRHKIERDPNNPEYILNVRGLGYKFGT, encoded by the coding sequence ATGAAAAGCCCTAAGATTTTAATTGTCGATGATGAACAAAATATTTTACGCTACCTGAGTGATGCGCTGGATGATGAAGGTTACGAAATATCTACCAAAGCAAGTGGTACTGAGGCGGTTTCTTCTCTGGAAGATGCTGTCTATGACCTTGTGCTGGTAGACTTAAAACTCCGGGATATTGATGGTCTCGAAGTTATGCGCGAAGTAAAAAAACGCTCCCCTGATACTGTGGTGATAATGCTAACCGGACATGGTTCACTGGACAGTGCAATGGAAGCGATTCGTACAGGCGCTTCTGATTACTTGCTTAAGCCGATCAAGATTCAAGCTCTCAAGGATAGCCTTAAAGAAGGGCTGAAAAAACGCGAAGAAACTCTAAACCAAAAACGATTAGCTGAACAAGCGCGACAGTTCGCCCGCAGCGTAATTGAGGGTGGCGAAATCCAATCCGCAGCAATTGCTGAAGTTAAAAGTGCCAAAATCGAAGACGAAGAAATAATCAAGGTTAGTGACGTTGTAGTAGATATTAGAAAGCACGAAGTTCGTCGTGATGACGAGATGCTGAGTCTGACTCCTACCGAATTTAACTTGTTGGTTACTTTAATGAACAATGCTGGGCGCGTTTTGAGTTGTAAATACCTAGTAAAGCAAGTTCACAATTATGATCTCAGTGAGTTTGATAGTCGCTCTATGATCCGGGTTCATATCAAGCACCTGCGACACAAAATAGAGCGTGACCCTAATAATCCCGAATATATTTTGAATGTGCGCGGACTAGGCTATAAGTTCGGAACTTAA
- a CDS encoding FHA domain-containing protein — protein sequence MAEVAPQTPHLRILNGPQQGTCIPLDFNALAITPFVIGRAPDSNFLLQDPTNRVSRHHSEFAWRKEDEVLTLRDTSSNGTYLNGQQIGSLMPLFPGDIIGCGSIQLLFFVPVDGIKTLLAQLPDEKHMPEDTWPGVARLDVLVSDARNLRVGSFIRLIPTHPLSIGRFGDNDLQLLDEDVSRSHAEIRWISNGYVLRDLGAANPTYINDVALDAPRRLQDGDTINIRGSEFSYRASRVPYQVSTKLEAVKITSQRLRFALDHSQLHLGARFLGLPRDRQVQIGRSESNDLRLLDPYVSKRHAILVYESGRYVLTDLGTSNGVLVNGQDIKRPIALNGGDRLKIGQFEFIFEDYEPSREDGQTVMLRSGQPVTLEMADSTQTIADSGSPDVAGMQAVKEEKNLHPLRKIPPFDELDDELFKQLQPYFKQVTYNSEQEIAREGQGKGAFFAVLSGYITISRALNERRDERLVLAEIGPGAIYGERTIFANQPFVNRLVARTRVEALRLEESDFVRTFSNNPKILSFFQQQVATYSTATWLRGTILMRTLSDRTIRDLAARMRYRSFKPGELIGEKDKPCDQFFLIVGGEATAFTVNSKGTEQVIAELEEGDTFGDGIASEGETYPVTVRARKLVDAYALAKADFETVLSQSADPVANLGAELLGLPLGAVLNRISPFTTMPPQLVAQIAARMKVKKFPKGRVIFKEGERADAFYIIRKGQIELSFQTRSGENRTDMTIGPGQFFGETALSDNPTRTNTCHAVEEVQLLTLYRPQFEEVLKLGGNYALGQYFAKGISKRYRPKRVADWSITEQTNAMGETQHLLSKGEDYFKLSEGGYFLWQLMDGDNSINDLALSYFMEFKSLDLEGVSNLVGQLQAAGFLEVPKVDERLLGEKQGKERSIIGKLWQPIFRTLTYTTEIKNVDGFFTGLYRYFGRVFFWKPLVFLFALIVLAGTAAFVWKGGLSALVQPPIALFATGLWWILILVLLFNFFIHEIAHGLACKHFGRKVMGVGVGWNLVGPVFLVDTNQIWLEKRWPRIVVNLAGPLTNILFCNICFLWLFLVSESDTHTRDALFQLGVIAFTLAYINLNPLVEGDGYYALMDWVEIPSLRKKALVHVRRRLTRKPDVRHYTQREKRIFNWFVAFIPIYLLVIMAQFIFWLGGITIALLHNSLNFDSDTSLWLGVGLAVIVTLLMAIPMFGELFVISAAGSGDDEDDTVRTGSARGGRRQNR from the coding sequence TTGGCGGAAGTAGCACCGCAAACCCCACATTTAAGAATCCTTAACGGTCCTCAGCAAGGTACTTGCATCCCGTTAGATTTTAATGCATTAGCTATTACCCCCTTTGTTATCGGACGTGCCCCTGATTCGAATTTTTTATTGCAAGACCCCACTAACCGGGTATCTCGTCACCATTCAGAGTTTGCTTGGCGTAAAGAGGATGAAGTTTTAACCCTACGTGATACTTCCAGCAATGGCACTTATCTGAACGGGCAACAGATCGGCAGTCTTATGCCACTTTTCCCCGGCGATATAATCGGCTGTGGTAGTATCCAATTGCTTTTTTTTGTACCGGTGGATGGTATTAAAACCTTACTGGCTCAATTGCCTGATGAGAAACACATGCCTGAAGATACTTGGCCCGGTGTTGCTCGTCTCGATGTGCTGGTTAGTGATGCTCGCAACTTGAGGGTTGGTTCTTTTATTAGGTTAATTCCAACACATCCCCTCAGTATCGGGCGATTTGGCGATAATGATTTGCAATTGTTGGACGAAGATGTCAGTCGGAGCCATGCTGAGATTCGCTGGATTAGCAATGGCTACGTATTGCGAGATTTGGGCGCTGCCAACCCTACTTATATCAATGATGTGGCGCTGGATGCCCCCCGTCGCTTGCAGGATGGTGATACCATCAATATACGTGGAAGTGAGTTTTCGTATCGTGCTTCGCGTGTACCCTACCAAGTATCTACCAAACTGGAGGCAGTGAAAATAACTTCGCAACGCCTTCGCTTTGCGCTTGATCACAGCCAGTTACATCTTGGTGCGCGGTTTCTTGGTTTGCCTCGTGATCGTCAGGTTCAAATAGGACGTTCTGAAAGCAATGACTTGCGCCTTCTTGACCCCTATGTTTCAAAACGCCACGCAATTTTGGTATATGAATCAGGGCGTTATGTGTTAACCGATCTCGGTACTTCCAACGGTGTGTTGGTAAACGGTCAGGATATTAAACGTCCGATTGCCCTGAACGGTGGAGACCGTCTTAAAATAGGTCAGTTTGAGTTCATTTTCGAAGATTATGAACCCTCTCGCGAAGATGGTCAAACTGTGATGCTCAGAAGTGGGCAACCTGTTACCCTTGAAATGGCTGATTCAACCCAAACAATCGCAGATTCAGGTTCACCGGATGTTGCCGGAATGCAAGCGGTTAAGGAAGAAAAGAATCTGCATCCGCTTCGCAAGATTCCACCTTTCGATGAATTGGACGATGAACTATTTAAACAGCTTCAACCTTATTTCAAACAGGTTACTTACAATTCAGAACAGGAAATTGCGCGAGAAGGGCAGGGTAAAGGGGCATTTTTTGCCGTATTATCGGGATATATAACTATCTCGCGTGCTTTGAATGAGCGGCGGGATGAACGATTGGTGCTGGCTGAAATCGGACCCGGTGCAATCTACGGTGAGCGTACAATTTTTGCCAACCAACCCTTTGTCAATCGTTTGGTGGCGCGTACTAGGGTGGAAGCGCTTCGATTGGAAGAGTCGGATTTTGTACGGACATTCAGCAATAATCCTAAAATCCTTTCTTTCTTTCAACAACAAGTTGCCACTTATTCGACTGCTACTTGGTTACGCGGCACTATTTTAATGCGCACTCTCTCGGACAGAACAATCCGCGACTTGGCTGCTCGTATGCGCTATCGTTCATTTAAACCGGGTGAACTCATCGGTGAAAAAGATAAACCATGCGATCAGTTCTTCCTGATTGTAGGGGGTGAGGCTACTGCTTTTACCGTAAATAGCAAAGGAACCGAACAGGTTATTGCCGAGCTTGAAGAAGGCGACACTTTTGGCGATGGGATTGCTAGCGAAGGTGAAACCTATCCGGTGACAGTGCGTGCTCGGAAACTGGTAGATGCTTACGCCCTTGCTAAAGCCGATTTTGAGACGGTATTGAGTCAGAGCGCCGATCCGGTAGCAAATCTTGGCGCCGAATTATTGGGCTTACCGCTAGGCGCGGTACTAAACCGCATCAGCCCTTTTACTACAATGCCCCCGCAATTAGTAGCTCAAATTGCCGCCCGTATGAAGGTTAAAAAGTTTCCCAAAGGGCGGGTTATTTTCAAAGAAGGGGAACGTGCAGACGCATTTTATATTATCCGCAAAGGACAAATTGAGCTTAGTTTCCAGACTCGTAGTGGTGAGAATCGCACCGATATGACAATCGGACCGGGTCAGTTTTTTGGCGAGACTGCCCTATCCGATAACCCAACCCGCACCAATACCTGTCATGCAGTTGAAGAAGTGCAGTTATTGACCTTGTACCGCCCCCAATTTGAAGAAGTGCTGAAATTAGGCGGAAATTACGCGCTTGGTCAGTATTTTGCCAAAGGTATCAGCAAACGTTATCGCCCGAAGCGCGTAGCCGATTGGTCTATCACCGAACAAACCAATGCTATGGGTGAAACCCAGCATCTTTTGAGCAAGGGTGAGGATTATTTCAAGCTCTCAGAGGGCGGTTATTTCCTGTGGCAATTGATGGATGGTGATAATAGCATTAACGATTTGGCACTGTCCTATTTTATGGAATTTAAAAGTCTTGACCTAGAGGGTGTATCCAACCTCGTGGGGCAGTTGCAAGCAGCAGGTTTTCTGGAAGTGCCTAAGGTGGATGAGCGCTTACTAGGGGAGAAGCAAGGTAAGGAACGAAGCATTATAGGAAAATTGTGGCAACCGATTTTCCGAACGTTGACTTATACCACAGAAATTAAAAATGTGGATGGCTTTTTCACAGGTTTGTACCGCTACTTTGGCAGGGTATTTTTCTGGAAACCGCTTGTATTTCTCTTCGCTCTCATTGTACTAGCCGGAACGGCTGCTTTTGTTTGGAAGGGTGGTCTTTCGGCACTGGTGCAACCGCCCATTGCTTTATTTGCCACCGGACTATGGTGGATACTTATTCTGGTCTTATTATTTAACTTCTTTATTCATGAAATTGCGCATGGTCTAGCCTGCAAACATTTTGGGCGGAAAGTAATGGGAGTAGGCGTAGGCTGGAATCTGGTAGGGCCTGTGTTTTTGGTCGATACAAACCAGATATGGTTGGAAAAACGCTGGCCCCGTATTGTCGTAAACTTGGCAGGTCCGTTAACCAATATTCTTTTCTGTAATATTTGTTTTCTGTGGCTATTTTTGGTGTCTGAAAGCGATACCCATACCCGGGATGCCCTATTTCAATTAGGCGTTATTGCCTTCACATTGGCATATATTAATCTCAATCCTTTGGTGGAAGGCGACGGTTATTACGCTTTAATGGATTGGGTGGAAATTCCAAGCTTGCGCAAAAAAGCATTGGTACATGTTCGAAGGCGATTGACGCGCAAGCCTGATGTGAGGCATTATACACAGCGAGAGAAACGCATCTTTAATTGGTTTGTAGCGTTTATTCCCATCTATCTGCTGGTTATCATGGCTCAGTTTATTTTCTGGTTGGGCGGAATTACGATAGCCTTGCTACATAATAGTTTGAATTTTGATAGCGATACTTCTCTGTGGTTAGGGGTGGGATTAGCAGTAATTGTAACATTGTTGATGGCGATTCCAATGTTTGGCGAGCTTTTTGTAATCAGCGCTGCGGGTAGTGGTGATGATGAAGACGATACCGTTCGTACTGGAAGTGCCCGTGGAGGTCGTCGCCAAAACCGCTAG
- the scpB gene encoding SMC-Scp complex subunit ScpB, with amino-acid sequence MENSNISRQLAAIEAILFISAEAVNLADLQKALQVEPNWLEELINTLNEDYKINDRGLRIYRHNNTVQLVTSPEVAPYIERFLGLQPASRLSAAALETLTIIAYRQPITRQGIEAIRGVDSSGVINTLQARSLIEEVGRAESIGHPVLFGSTIEFLHQFGLKNLSELPPLEGLSETTISVNSLPDVKM; translated from the coding sequence ATGGAAAACTCCAATATCTCTCGACAATTAGCCGCTATTGAAGCGATACTGTTCATCTCCGCAGAAGCTGTTAATCTTGCCGATTTACAAAAGGCTTTGCAAGTAGAGCCAAACTGGCTTGAAGAACTAATCAATACCCTTAACGAAGATTACAAAATCAACGATAGGGGTTTACGTATTTACAGACATAACAACACAGTTCAACTGGTTACTTCCCCGGAAGTTGCCCCCTATATTGAACGCTTTCTCGGTTTACAACCAGCTTCCCGCCTTTCGGCAGCCGCGCTTGAAACCTTGACCATTATTGCTTACCGCCAACCGATTACTCGTCAAGGAATAGAGGCAATACGTGGGGTAGATAGTAGTGGGGTTATAAATACCTTGCAGGCACGAAGCTTGATTGAGGAAGTAGGGCGTGCCGAAAGCATCGGACATCCGGTGTTATTCGGAAGCACCATAGAATTCTTACATCAGTTTGGTCTAAAAAACTTGTCTGAACTGCCACCGCTGGAAGGTCTCAGCGAAACAACTATATCTGTAAATTCTCTCCCTGATGTTAAAATGTAG
- a CDS encoding methyl-accepting chemotaxis protein produces the protein MVLILTTQIPTFPNIDFRQFIPQLAGLAIILLCFLLNRVVSPNISAIIFFLLVNGLVLTYVFTSPDEMFVIDLRSISTLLILPVVASSVIIGAVYCFIFAGVGIAGIFIVALLRVKPGLFLLEKPTDVFNNISTPVALLVVMAGLSWFFDANSQNLISRLRERNFSLDTLNRELAQKRDAERQLSLQVNALTGQVASSFNEQALYTTNQLAAVLEVTTTVEQFGQTNDAIARLARQVDLTAQESLKVAEDGTDNVQTALSSLLSISERAQEFANSMDDLYNQAHQIDQIIELITEVAEETNLLALNATIEAAGAREYGKRFASVANEVQRLANRSRDAADQVRRVMDDFRRAIQATSETAQQGVGETTQVISGSRQINSALEGVVAMAENTATLARQIAVAIQQQRDASGQLVSTIRHISDISKAVSEEGKGVLSSLDILYQAVLKLTNNEQAD, from the coding sequence TTGGTTCTTATTTTAACCACTCAGATTCCTACTTTCCCCAATATTGATTTTCGACAGTTCATTCCTCAGTTGGCAGGGTTAGCCATAATTCTCTTGTGTTTTCTGTTAAATCGAGTAGTATCTCCCAACATCTCTGCTATTATTTTTTTCTTGCTGGTAAACGGTTTGGTACTTACCTATGTGTTTACTTCACCGGATGAAATGTTCGTTATAGATTTGCGTTCGATTTCGACTTTGCTAATCTTGCCAGTAGTTGCATCTTCGGTAATTATTGGGGCTGTTTACTGTTTTATTTTTGCAGGGGTTGGTATTGCCGGCATTTTTATTGTGGCATTACTCCGCGTTAAACCCGGACTCTTTTTGTTGGAGAAGCCAACCGACGTTTTTAATAATATCAGCACTCCTGTTGCTCTTTTAGTAGTGATGGCGGGGCTATCGTGGTTTTTTGATGCTAATTCGCAAAATCTCATCTCACGTTTGAGAGAGCGAAATTTTAGTTTAGATACCCTTAATCGTGAGCTAGCGCAAAAGCGTGATGCTGAGCGTCAATTATCACTTCAGGTCAACGCCCTCACCGGACAAGTTGCCTCCTCCTTTAACGAGCAAGCCCTTTATACAACTAATCAACTCGCTGCTGTATTAGAGGTAACCACTACCGTTGAACAATTTGGTCAGACTAACGATGCGATTGCACGCTTGGCTCGTCAGGTAGATTTAACTGCTCAAGAATCTCTCAAAGTAGCTGAAGATGGCACGGATAATGTGCAAACCGCTTTAAGTTCCCTATTATCAATCAGTGAACGTGCCCAAGAGTTTGCCAATTCGATGGATGACTTGTACAATCAGGCACATCAAATCGACCAAATTATTGAATTGATAACCGAAGTTGCCGAAGAAACCAATCTGCTGGCTTTGAATGCTACTATTGAAGCGGCGGGTGCGCGTGAATACGGTAAACGCTTTGCTAGTGTTGCCAACGAAGTCCAACGTTTGGCTAATCGCAGTCGCGATGCGGCAGATCAAGTCAGGCGAGTTATGGATGATTTTCGCCGAGCAATACAAGCTACGTCCGAAACTGCTCAACAGGGTGTTGGTGAAACTACTCAGGTCATTTCAGGTTCACGCCAGATTAATAGCGCGTTGGAGGGAGTTGTAGCAATGGCTGAAAATACTGCAACTCTCGCACGCCAAATTGCCGTAGCCATCCAACAGCAACGTGATGCCAGCGGACAGCTAGTATCTACAATCCGGCATATTTCCGACATCTCTAAGGCTGTATCCGAAGAGGGGAAAGGTGTTTTAAGCAGCTTGGATATTCTTTATCAGGCAGTATTAAAACTTACTAACAATGAGCAAGCAGACTGA